From Haloarcula hispanica ATCC 33960, the proteins below share one genomic window:
- a CDS encoding HAD family hydrolase: protein MALSFDLFGTLVAADRPSEPWDAIAETLSAQSVRVPDDWEDAYRSAHREYDRGREAPLDEHVRLALASRGVEVAEETATEVVLDAFDSPVTVREGAIEALDAAAQRGPVAVCSNCSVPGLVERTLERAAIENQSGHAFDAVVTSVDCGWRKPHQRIFEVTADALDAELSDLVHVGDDARTDGGAGRVGAQSMLLEDHPLPAIAEKLREGTLC, encoded by the coding sequence GTGGCACTCTCGTTCGACCTGTTCGGGACGCTCGTAGCGGCAGACCGGCCGTCAGAGCCGTGGGACGCCATTGCGGAGACGCTTTCGGCCCAGTCGGTTCGGGTGCCGGACGACTGGGAGGACGCCTATCGCTCGGCCCACCGCGAGTACGACCGCGGCCGGGAAGCGCCGCTGGACGAACACGTTCGACTGGCGCTTGCCAGCCGCGGAGTCGAGGTTGCCGAGGAGACGGCGACCGAGGTCGTCCTCGATGCCTTCGACAGCCCGGTGACGGTCCGCGAGGGAGCCATCGAAGCGCTGGACGCCGCAGCACAGCGTGGCCCGGTCGCTGTCTGTTCGAACTGCAGTGTCCCTGGATTGGTCGAGCGAACGCTGGAGCGAGCGGCCATCGAGAATCAGAGCGGCCACGCGTTCGACGCCGTCGTCACCAGCGTCGACTGCGGCTGGCGGAAACCGCACCAGCGCATCTTCGAGGTAACTGCTGACGCGCTCGACGCGGAGCTTTCTGACCTCGTCCACGTTGGCGACGACGCCCGAACGGACGGCGGCGCGGGCCGCGTGGGCGCGCAGTCGATGTTACTGGAAGACCACCCGCTACCGGCGATAGCCGAGAAGCTCCGGGAGGGAACGCTGTGTTGA
- a CDS encoding cob(I)yrinic acid a,c-diamide adenosyltransferase, whose amino-acid sequence MSDNTAGPTAEPISPSAPEEFGLVQVWWGDGKGKTTAALGMATRAVGHGYRVHLLQFMKGGTSTVEDVRGEYNAIAALPGFSYENAGHYGWHGFLDGSEDDEHEARAKGALDRAQELVQASADADLSTPRDADGPPEEGVNMLVFDEILYAANRGLVDPADVIGLIEAKPDDLELVLTGGHERPEFLTDHADLITEVNKEKHPIDAGQGARKGTEF is encoded by the coding sequence ATGAGCGATAACACGGCCGGACCGACCGCCGAGCCCATCAGTCCAAGCGCGCCCGAGGAGTTCGGACTGGTCCAGGTCTGGTGGGGCGATGGCAAGGGCAAGACGACCGCGGCGCTTGGGATGGCGACCCGCGCCGTCGGCCACGGCTACCGCGTCCACCTCCTGCAGTTCATGAAGGGCGGGACCAGCACCGTCGAAGACGTGCGCGGCGAGTACAACGCGATTGCCGCCCTGCCGGGCTTCTCATACGAGAACGCGGGCCACTACGGCTGGCACGGCTTCCTCGACGGCAGCGAGGACGACGAGCACGAGGCCCGTGCGAAAGGCGCACTCGACCGGGCACAGGAACTCGTTCAGGCCAGCGCCGACGCCGACCTCTCGACGCCGCGGGACGCCGACGGGCCGCCAGAGGAGGGCGTCAATATGCTCGTCTTCGACGAGATTCTCTACGCCGCGAACCGCGGCCTCGTCGATCCGGCGGACGTGATTGGGCTCATCGAAGCAAAGCCCGACGACCTCGAACTGGTCCTGACGGGCGGGCACGAGCGACCAGAATTTCTGACCGACCATGCCGATCTCATAACGGAAGTCAACAAGGAGAAACACCCCATCGACGCCGGGCAGGGCGCGCGGAAGGGAACGGAGTTCTAG
- a CDS encoding adenosylcobinamide amidohydrolase translates to MFETTVEDGVCQVRREGANWLSTAWDGGYRTADAVYNVTVPEGFERTDLDAYRAERLSATGFPLGPALLTGVHMEHARCVRSGPVSVLATAGLSNPAALPMSGEGTADDSDGTASNPADSPDWRPGTVNLVVGVDRALDSGALATLLATAVEAKAATLLDAAGVPGTTSDAAIIGCVPSAESAPFAGSATEIGAAARVCVRDAIRSSLAARYDGDSLPTVDDAAYGVVTDRETEVFEP, encoded by the coding sequence ATGTTTGAGACGACCGTCGAAGATGGTGTCTGTCAGGTCCGCCGCGAGGGTGCCAACTGGCTCTCGACGGCGTGGGACGGGGGCTACCGGACCGCAGACGCCGTCTACAACGTCACCGTACCCGAGGGGTTCGAGCGGACCGACCTCGACGCCTACCGCGCGGAGCGACTGTCCGCGACCGGTTTCCCCCTCGGCCCGGCGCTGCTCACCGGCGTGCATATGGAGCACGCCCGCTGTGTCCGGAGCGGCCCGGTGTCGGTGTTGGCGACCGCGGGCCTCTCGAACCCCGCGGCGTTACCGATGTCGGGAGAGGGGACAGCGGACGACTCCGACGGAACAGCATCGAATCCGGCAGACAGCCCCGACTGGCGTCCCGGCACGGTCAATCTCGTCGTCGGCGTCGACCGAGCGCTGGACAGCGGCGCGCTGGCAACGCTACTCGCCACGGCTGTCGAAGCGAAGGCCGCGACGCTACTCGACGCAGCGGGCGTGCCCGGAACCACCTCGGACGCAGCCATCATCGGCTGTGTCCCGAGCGCTGAGTCCGCACCGTTCGCCGGCAGCGCAACAGAAATCGGGGCCGCCGCTCGCGTCTGTGTCCGCGACGCTATCCGGTCGAGTCTCGCCGCCCGCTACGACGGCGACAGCCTGCCGACCGTCGACGACGCGGCGTACGGCGTCGTCACCGACCGTGAGACGGAGGTGTTCGAGCCGTGA
- a CDS encoding translation initiation factor IF-5A translates to MAREQTEVRELDEGSYVMIEDTPCKINSYSTAKPGKHGSAKARIDAKGVFDGKKRSLSQPVDAKVWVPIVNRKQGQVVSTDGNDAQVMDLDTYDTFTMRVPEDIDLQPDDEIEYLQYEEQRKITRS, encoded by the coding sequence ATGGCAAGAGAGCAGACCGAAGTTCGAGAGCTCGACGAGGGAAGCTACGTCATGATCGAAGACACGCCGTGTAAGATTAACTCCTACAGCACGGCCAAGCCGGGCAAGCACGGCAGCGCCAAGGCCCGCATCGACGCCAAGGGCGTTTTCGACGGCAAGAAGCGCTCGCTGTCCCAGCCCGTCGACGCGAAGGTCTGGGTCCCGATTGTCAACCGAAAGCAGGGGCAGGTCGTCTCGACCGACGGCAACGACGCCCAGGTAATGGACCTCGACACCTACGACACGTTCACGATGCGGGTCCCCGAGGACATCGACCTCCAGCCTGACGACGAAATCGAGTACCTCCAGTACGAGGAACAGCGCAAGATCACACGCTCGTAA
- a CDS encoding CobD/CbiB family cobalamin biosynthesis protein, protein MLSALAVAVAGGLELAIGEPPTRLHPVAWFGRLVGAVDREWDHPLAVGALAAALLPLGAATVVGATVALAAGRAPLAAVALAGLALFLTTSLRSLLSTARGVIADTEADLAAARDGLLALAGRDASALSAGEVRSAAVESASENLADGLVASLAAFVLGGLAAAGVGLLPLPVAAGTAAWIKAVNTMDSMLGYRSKRVGTPAARLDDAVMWLPARASALLLAVACGSPRSVAQARDWLDGVPSPNSGWPMGTAAAALDVRLEKPGVYVLNPTRHLPDVATAQRSVTRVGVAGVLAYLLAGLGVLAWF, encoded by the coding sequence GTGTTGAGCGCGCTGGCGGTGGCCGTCGCCGGCGGGCTGGAACTCGCAATCGGTGAGCCACCGACCCGATTGCATCCCGTTGCGTGGTTCGGACGACTCGTCGGGGCGGTCGACCGCGAGTGGGACCACCCGCTTGCGGTCGGGGCGCTCGCCGCGGCGCTGTTGCCGCTCGGAGCCGCCACGGTGGTCGGCGCGACTGTCGCGCTCGCCGCCGGCCGCGCGCCCCTCGCCGCCGTCGCGCTCGCCGGCCTCGCGCTGTTCCTGACCACGAGCCTCCGCAGTCTCCTCTCGACCGCTCGGGGCGTCATCGCCGACACCGAGGCCGACCTCGCGGCTGCTCGGGACGGGCTGCTCGCACTCGCTGGCCGCGACGCCAGCGCGCTCTCTGCGGGCGAGGTTCGCAGCGCCGCCGTCGAGAGCGCGTCGGAGAACCTCGCCGACGGCCTCGTCGCGTCGCTGGCCGCGTTCGTCCTGGGCGGGCTCGCCGCTGCGGGCGTCGGCCTTCTACCGCTTCCCGTCGCTGCCGGGACAGCGGCGTGGATCAAGGCCGTCAACACGATGGACTCGATGCTTGGCTACCGCTCGAAACGCGTCGGGACGCCTGCGGCGCGGCTCGACGACGCCGTGATGTGGCTCCCGGCGCGGGCGAGTGCGCTCCTGCTCGCCGTCGCCTGCGGGTCGCCCCGGTCGGTGGCCCAGGCCCGGGACTGGCTGGACGGCGTTCCCTCGCCGAACTCCGGGTGGCCGATGGGGACGGCCGCCGCGGCGCTGGACGTTCGACTCGAAAAGCCCGGCGTGTACGTCCTCAACCCCACGAGACACCTCCCCGATGTGGCGACAGCCCAGCGTAGCGTCACGCGGGTTGGCGTCGCCGGGGTGCTGGCGTATCTGCTGGCCGGTCTGGGGGTGCTCGCGTGGTTCTGA
- the cobS gene encoding adenosylcobinamide-GDP ribazoletransferase, translating to MVLTAVRGALGFLSRLPVGHSERAWDAFVGTPAAFPMAGYVVGGLVALPFLAAGLLPAPVVAAAYLGAVVLVAGVNHADGLADLGDAAVVHGDPAERRDVMRDTTVGVGAVLALGTVLLALAFGALAAAGLPPLVAVALVLAAEVGAKLAMATLACVGRPSHEGFGSTVINGNSPRHLVGSLAVALPAAVVAVPSTAVAVLTGPLLALGLSGWADRRLGGVSGDTFGAANELTRAVALHISVATWSLFGGAWPVPLVDWEVLAWTLS from the coding sequence GTGGTTCTGACCGCGGTCCGGGGGGCGCTCGGCTTCCTCTCACGGCTCCCGGTCGGCCACAGCGAACGGGCATGGGACGCCTTCGTCGGGACACCGGCGGCGTTCCCGATGGCCGGCTACGTCGTCGGCGGCCTCGTCGCGCTCCCGTTCCTCGCCGCCGGCCTGCTCCCGGCCCCGGTCGTCGCCGCGGCCTACCTCGGAGCCGTCGTCCTCGTCGCCGGCGTCAACCACGCCGACGGCCTCGCGGACCTCGGGGACGCCGCCGTCGTCCACGGCGACCCCGCGGAGCGCCGCGACGTGATGCGGGACACGACTGTCGGCGTCGGGGCCGTCCTCGCGCTGGGGACCGTCCTCCTCGCGCTGGCGTTTGGCGCGCTGGCCGCTGCCGGGCTCCCGCCGCTGGTCGCTGTCGCGCTGGTCCTCGCCGCCGAGGTGGGGGCGAAACTCGCGATGGCGACGCTGGCCTGCGTCGGACGCCCGAGCCACGAGGGTTTCGGGTCGACGGTTATCAACGGGAACAGCCCACGCCACCTCGTCGGCTCGCTCGCCGTCGCGCTCCCGGCCGCTGTCGTCGCCGTTCCGTCCACTGCAGTCGCAGTTCTGACCGGCCCGCTGCTCGCTCTCGGCCTCTCTGGCTGGGCTGACCGGCGACTGGGCGGCGTCAGCGGCGACACGTTCGGCGCGGCCAACGAACTCACGCGCGCCGTCGCGCTCCACATCAGCGTCGCCACATGGTCGCTGTTCGGTGGTGCCTGGCCGGTGCCGCTTGTCGACTGGGAGGTGCTCGCATGGACGCTCTCGTGA
- a CDS encoding NTP transferase domain-containing protein — protein MCGGRGTRLDTEAEKPLFRVGGVPMVDRVVGALEDSSVERVIAVTSPNAPETQSHLDVPCIETPGEGYVADLDAALADGRLARPVLTVAADLPLLDGEIVDRVLDEHNGGSLTVLVPASLKRALGVSDDPTFDNGGREVAPTGVNVVGDGPDDAWLTRDRRVAVNVNTLADARVAEQWL, from the coding sequence ATGTGTGGCGGGCGCGGGACGCGGCTGGACACCGAGGCCGAGAAACCGCTCTTTCGGGTCGGCGGTGTCCCGATGGTCGACCGGGTCGTCGGCGCACTGGAAGACAGTTCCGTCGAAAGAGTTATCGCTGTAACGTCGCCGAACGCACCGGAAACGCAGTCACATCTGGACGTGCCCTGTATCGAGACGCCGGGTGAGGGGTACGTCGCCGACCTCGACGCGGCGCTGGCCGACGGCCGACTCGCCCGGCCGGTGCTGACCGTCGCCGCCGACCTGCCGCTGCTTGACGGCGAGATAGTGGACCGCGTGCTCGACGAGCACAACGGGGGCTCGCTGACGGTCCTGGTCCCGGCTTCGCTGAAGCGTGCCCTCGGCGTGAGCGACGACCCGACGTTCGACAACGGAGGTCGGGAGGTCGCGCCGACAGGCGTCAACGTCGTCGGCGACGGCCCCGACGACGCCTGGCTCACGCGGGACCGACGCGTCGCGGTCAACGTCAACACGCTCGCTGACGCGCGCGTGGCTGAGCAATGGCTGTAA
- a CDS encoding alpha/beta fold hydrolase — protein sequence MSGSTTVSEDCALSPDDWSHPAERRYADAQARLVDHYDHSVESRVTETDAAGRVHYLVGGNQDGDPLLLLHGVGTPAATWLPLVPALTDEYRVYAPDRPGLGLSAAPSYRDRDLRSFLVAYLLELLDDLAIDRPHVAGNSHGGLQSLLLAIDHDRVDRLQLVGAPGGVSRDLPLLFRLLTVRGLNRVLLWLLSRGDPVENARQSMQRVNVVDAAAIPDVFYELLAAGQDLPGRPESQRSLATAQGSYGRVHPLFDIRDEIVGIDCPTQFVWGTEDAFYPPDVGRPVAEKMPDAEFHELPGHGHTPWLEPGDEVAGLVRGFFDN from the coding sequence ATGAGTGGCAGTACCACAGTTTCCGAGGACTGCGCGCTGTCGCCAGACGACTGGTCCCATCCGGCCGAGCGCCGATACGCGGACGCACAGGCCCGTCTTGTGGACCACTACGACCATTCCGTCGAGTCCAGAGTGACCGAGACGGACGCCGCGGGTCGCGTTCACTATCTGGTCGGTGGGAATCAGGACGGCGACCCCCTACTTCTGCTCCACGGTGTCGGAACGCCAGCAGCGACGTGGCTCCCGCTGGTCCCGGCGCTCACCGACGAGTACCGCGTGTACGCTCCCGACCGGCCCGGCCTCGGCCTCTCAGCCGCGCCGAGCTACCGGGACCGGGACCTCCGTTCGTTTCTGGTCGCATACTTGCTGGAACTGCTCGACGACCTCGCTATCGACCGTCCCCACGTCGCCGGGAACTCTCACGGCGGCCTGCAGTCGCTTCTGCTCGCAATCGACCACGACCGTGTGGACCGACTGCAACTGGTCGGCGCGCCGGGCGGCGTCTCGCGAGACCTCCCGCTCCTGTTTCGCCTGCTGACGGTTCGTGGCCTCAACCGGGTGTTGCTGTGGCTGCTCAGCCGTGGTGACCCAGTCGAGAACGCGAGGCAGTCGATGCAGCGGGTCAACGTCGTTGACGCCGCAGCGATACCGGACGTGTTCTACGAACTGCTCGCCGCCGGCCAGGATCTGCCCGGCCGGCCGGAAAGCCAGCGGTCGCTAGCGACCGCACAGGGCTCGTACGGCCGTGTCCACCCGTTGTTCGACATCAGGGACGAAATCGTTGGAATCGACTGCCCGACGCAGTTCGTCTGGGGGACGGAGGACGCCTTCTATCCGCCTGACGTCGGTCGCCCCGTCGCCGAGAAGATGCCCGACGCCGAGTTCCACGAACTCCCGGGACACGGTCATACGCCGTGGCTGGAACCAGGTGATGAAGTCGCTGGACTGGTCCGAGGATTCTTCGATAACTGA
- a CDS encoding amidohydrolase family protein produces MEAIEGTVLAGRSFEPVHGSVVVEDGYITAIEETSERESDHDRIVLPAFVNAHTHVGDSVAKEAAVGLGLEEAVVPPDSLKHQQIAAADDETLIAAMHRTLRFMQRTGTAAFLDFREFGVDGARALREAAEGLDIEAFIFGSDDTAVLDVADGFGASGANDDDFTARRTATEERGAPFAIHAGEPDATDIHPALDLEPELLVHMVHAEAEHLERVADQDVPIAVCPRANRVLEVGRPPIETLLEYTDVALGTDNVMLNAPSMFREMEYTAKTFDLPSRTVLRMATTAGAEAVGLDCGVIEPGRRAALLVLDGDSDNLSAVADPVDAVVRRASPMDIHRVVC; encoded by the coding sequence ATGGAGGCTATCGAAGGAACCGTCCTTGCCGGGCGGTCGTTCGAGCCGGTCCACGGCAGCGTTGTCGTCGAGGACGGCTACATAACGGCCATCGAGGAGACGTCCGAGCGCGAGAGCGACCACGACCGCATTGTCTTGCCGGCGTTCGTGAACGCCCACACGCACGTCGGCGACTCAGTCGCCAAGGAGGCCGCTGTCGGTCTTGGCTTGGAGGAGGCAGTGGTGCCACCGGACAGCCTGAAACACCAGCAGATCGCAGCGGCCGACGACGAGACGCTGATTGCCGCGATGCACCGCACACTTCGATTCATGCAGCGAACCGGCACCGCGGCGTTTCTCGACTTCCGGGAGTTCGGCGTCGACGGGGCACGGGCACTACGCGAGGCCGCCGAGGGACTCGATATCGAGGCCTTCATCTTCGGGAGCGATGACACTGCGGTGCTGGACGTGGCCGACGGGTTCGGTGCCAGCGGCGCGAACGACGACGATTTCACCGCCCGGCGGACCGCCACCGAGGAGCGCGGGGCCCCGTTCGCTATCCACGCCGGCGAACCGGACGCCACTGACATACACCCGGCGCTGGATCTGGAGCCGGAGTTGCTGGTCCACATGGTCCATGCCGAAGCAGAACACCTCGAACGGGTGGCCGATCAGGACGTCCCTATCGCGGTCTGTCCCCGTGCGAACCGCGTCCTTGAGGTCGGCCGACCGCCGATTGAGACGCTTCTGGAGTACACTGACGTGGCACTCGGGACTGATAATGTGATGCTCAATGCACCATCCATGTTCCGTGAGATGGAGTACACCGCGAAGACGTTTGACCTCCCCTCGCGGACGGTGCTTCGGATGGCCACGACCGCTGGGGCCGAAGCGGTCGGCCTCGACTGCGGTGTCATCGAACCCGGCCGCCGGGCCGCACTGCTGGTCCTCGACGGCGACTCAGACAACCTCTCGGCTGTCGCCGACCCAGTCGACGCGGTTGTCCGGCGAGCGTCGCCGATGGACATCCACCGAGTTGTCTGCTGA
- the cobD gene encoding threonine-phosphate decarboxylase CobD, with translation MDPDSVEGLRASGGNGAEDAIGPDGRVPHGSSDDPDLLDFSANTNPRVPPDAAKTYREAFEAARSYPADDYPEFRAAAASFVDCEPEQVIPTAGGLEAIRLAIQTTVRTDDSVLVPYPSFGEYAREVRLQGGTPEFVPHDDLLTADPDGHALAIVCNPNNPTGEAADPSALRAFADDCLSAGTTLLVDEAFLGFTDEQSLAGREGIIVARSLTKLFGLPGVRMGYAVGAGAARDRLATARRAWSMSAPAAAVGTHCYGQREFVAETKARVADERARMRDRLAARFDVFPSDAPFLLLSVSDADESVDDILASAREAGIALRDARTFRGLDSHIRVAVRAPEENDRLLDALDV, from the coding sequence ATGGACCCTGATTCGGTCGAGGGCTTGCGGGCGAGTGGCGGCAACGGGGCCGAGGACGCCATCGGGCCGGACGGGCGCGTCCCACACGGCAGCAGCGACGACCCGGACCTGCTGGATTTCAGCGCGAACACGAACCCCCGCGTCCCGCCGGACGCCGCGAAGACGTACCGGGAAGCGTTCGAGGCCGCCCGCTCGTATCCGGCGGACGACTACCCCGAGTTCCGGGCGGCCGCGGCGTCCTTTGTCGACTGCGAACCGGAACAGGTGATACCCACGGCCGGCGGCCTCGAAGCCATACGTCTGGCGATCCAGACGACAGTTCGGACTGACGACAGCGTGCTCGTCCCGTATCCCAGTTTCGGTGAGTACGCCCGCGAGGTCCGGCTCCAGGGCGGGACGCCGGAGTTCGTCCCACACGACGACCTGCTGACCGCCGACCCGGACGGTCATGCGCTCGCCATCGTCTGCAACCCGAACAATCCGACCGGCGAAGCGGCCGACCCGTCGGCGCTCCGGGCCTTCGCCGACGACTGTCTCTCTGCTGGGACGACACTGCTGGTCGACGAAGCCTTTCTCGGCTTTACCGACGAGCAGTCGCTGGCGGGCCGTGAGGGCATCATCGTCGCGCGCTCGCTGACGAAACTGTTCGGCCTCCCCGGCGTCCGGATGGGCTACGCCGTCGGAGCGGGCGCGGCCAGGGACCGCCTCGCCACCGCGCGACGCGCCTGGTCGATGAGCGCGCCGGCGGCCGCGGTCGGCACGCACTGCTACGGGCAACGCGAGTTCGTTGCGGAGACGAAGGCCCGTGTCGCCGACGAGCGAGCCCGTATGCGGGACCGACTCGCGGCGCGGTTCGACGTGTTCCCCTCCGATGCGCCGTTCCTGTTGTTGTCGGTCAGCGACGCCGACGAGTCTGTCGACGACATCCTTGCCTCGGCTCGCGAGGCTGGTATCGCACTCCGGGACGCCCGAACCTTCCGCGGGCTGGACTCGCACATCCGCGTCGCCGTCAGAGCCCCCGAAGAAAACGACCGGCTGCTGGACGCGCTGGATGTTTGA
- the speB gene encoding agmatinase, translated as MLPGAGADRGAADYALVGAPLDASTSFRPGARFGPRRVRQFGQQFDDYDHRTDQHFTDCSVYDHGDIGPTADVAEYLTFLQGTLSDFESEGAVPLVVGGEHTVSVAGVRALDPDVFVCLDAHLDLRESYAGDEYSHATVTHHALSVADEAIVLGARTGSEAEWDRANEPDVTVVPPEDVADWSPAFDDERVYLSVDIDAADPGFAPGTGTPEPFGLDPREMHTVVRAVAPQTVGFDVVEVNDRDDGQTATLAAKLLRAFVFAHADQR; from the coding sequence ATGTTGCCCGGTGCGGGGGCCGACCGCGGGGCGGCCGACTACGCGCTCGTGGGCGCGCCACTCGACGCGTCGACGTCGTTTCGCCCCGGTGCACGCTTTGGCCCACGCCGCGTCCGCCAGTTCGGCCAGCAGTTCGACGATTACGACCACCGCACCGACCAGCACTTCACTGACTGTTCCGTCTACGATCACGGCGACATCGGCCCCACGGCCGACGTTGCCGAGTACCTCACTTTCCTCCAGGGCACTCTCTCGGATTTCGAGAGCGAGGGGGCCGTCCCGCTCGTCGTCGGCGGCGAACACACCGTCTCTGTGGCCGGCGTGCGTGCGCTCGATCCAGACGTGTTCGTCTGTCTGGACGCGCATCTCGACCTGCGCGAATCCTACGCCGGCGACGAGTACTCCCACGCGACGGTGACCCACCACGCGCTCTCGGTGGCTGACGAAGCGATTGTGCTGGGCGCACGCACTGGCTCGGAAGCCGAATGGGACCGCGCGAACGAACCCGACGTGACCGTCGTCCCGCCCGAGGACGTGGCCGACTGGTCGCCTGCGTTCGACGACGAGCGGGTGTACCTCTCAGTCGACATCGACGCCGCCGACCCCGGGTTCGCGCCGGGCACCGGGACGCCGGAACCGTTCGGCCTCGACCCGCGGGAGATGCACACCGTGGTCCGAGCCGTCGCACCGCAGACCGTCGGCTTCGACGTAGTCGAGGTCAACGACCGCGACGACGGTCAGACGGCGACGCTGGCCGCGAAACTCCTCCGGGCGTTCGTGTTCGCCCACGCGGACCAGCGCTAA
- a CDS encoding SatD family protein, translating to MAERWCVIIGDVIESRSVTDREALRAALNQGVSRATDALADQTVAPFSVLKGVDEVGGVIRNPGHAYRAIREITESIHPTAIRFAVVHGEVDVGMTTSEVSEMDGPAFHKADTLLADITENGRAVALHDPVVKSWLLSLLADQIHLLFAWKQEWTPHQASIVREYRERKSMQALADDRDVSIQAVSQTLSRAKAEMVLSTEANLEAAMTEVWE from the coding sequence ATGGCGGAGCGATGGTGCGTCATCATCGGTGATGTCATCGAGTCACGGTCGGTCACAGATAGAGAGGCGTTGCGAGCGGCGCTCAATCAGGGTGTGTCACGAGCGACCGACGCACTCGCCGACCAGACGGTTGCGCCGTTCTCGGTGTTGAAGGGGGTTGACGAGGTCGGAGGAGTCATCAGAAACCCTGGACATGCTTACCGCGCTATCCGGGAAATCACCGAATCGATACACCCGACTGCGATTCGGTTTGCGGTTGTCCACGGAGAAGTTGACGTGGGGATGACAACGAGCGAGGTTTCAGAGATGGATGGCCCTGCGTTCCACAAAGCAGATACGTTGCTAGCTGACATCACGGAAAACGGTCGGGCCGTTGCGCTGCACGATCCTGTCGTGAAGTCTTGGCTACTTTCGCTGCTTGCCGACCAGATACACCTGCTGTTTGCGTGGAAACAGGAATGGACGCCACACCAGGCGTCGATCGTCCGTGAGTACCGCGAAAGAAAGAGTATGCAGGCGTTGGCTGACGACCGAGACGTCTCGATTCAGGCCGTCTCACAGACGCTTTCGCGGGCAAAGGCGGAGATGGTACTGTCAACCGAAGCAAATCTTGAAGCGGCCATGACAGAGGTCTGGGAATGA